The Streptomyces tubercidicus DNA segment CCCCGCCGCCCCGGCCGCCGAGGAAGCGGCCTCCGCGCCCGCCGCGGAAGCCCCCGCCGACGAGGCCAAGCCCGCCCGGTCGCGTCGCCGCGCCACCCGTAAGACCAGCGCCCCCTCGGACGCGCCGCAGGTCACCGAGGAGGCCGAGGAGACCGCGGCAGCGGAGCCCGCGGAGGCACCGGCCGCCGACGACGCGGCCACCGAGGCGCCCCGCCGCCGGGCGCGCCGCCGTGGTGAGCCCGCCGCCGAGACGCCCCGCGCCGAGGAGGAGCCCGCCGCGGAGGCACCGCAGCGCGGCCGCCGCCGTGCGCAGCGCCCCCCGACCGCCGTCTTCCAGGCGCCGGTCTTCACCGAGCCGATGTTCCAGACGCCGGAGAGCGTGGCCGCCGCCCATGCCGCGGCCGCCCAGGAGGAGCCCACCCCCGAGCCGGCCGTGGAGGAGCAGCCCGCCGCGGGTTCGCGCCGCCGTCGCCGTCGTGGTGCCCCGGCCGAGCCCGAGCAGGTGGCCGCCGCCCCCGCCGAGGAGCCGGTGGCCGAAGAGGCCGCGGCAGCCGAGCCGGAGACCGAGCAGGCCGAGAGCGGGCACGGCGAGGACGAGTCCGCCGAGCGCCCCTCGCGCCGCCGCCGCCGTGGCGGCCGCCGCCGTCGTCGCGGTGAGTCCGCCGAGGGCGCCGATGAGCAGTCCGCCGACGAGCGGGAGGCCCCGGAGGCGGAGGCCGAGGAGGCCGACGAGCAGGCCGCCGGGCAGCCGGAGCCGCAGGAGGACGCCGAGGACGCGTCGGGCGGTTCCAGCAGCAGCCGCCGTCGCCGCCGCCGCCGTCGTCGTACCGGTGAGCCCGCCGAGGCCGAGGCCACCGGCGCCGACGACCCGGAGCGTACGGTCGTCAAGGTCCGGGAGCCCCGGAAGAAGGACGAGAGCACCAGCGCCGACGAGGTGCAGTCGATCAAGGGGTCGACGCGCCTGGAGGCCAAGAAGCAGCGTCGCCGGGAAGGCCGCGAGCAGGGCCGCCGCCGGGTGCCGATCATCACCGAGGCGGAGTTCCTGGCCCGCCGCGAGGCCGTCGAGCGGGTGATGGTCGTCCGCCAGAGCGGTGAGCGCACCCAGATCGGTGTCCTTGAGGACAATGTGCTCGTCGAGCACTTCGTCAACAAGGAGCAGGCGACCTCGTACGTCGGCAATGTCTACCTCGGCAAGGTGCAGAACGTCCTGCCGTCGATGGAGGCCGCGTTCGTCGACATCGGCAAGGGCCGCAACGCCGTCCTGTACGCCGGTGAGGTCAACTTCGAGGCGCTGGGCATGGCCAACGGCCCGCGCCGGATCGAGACCGCGCTGAAGTCCGGCCAGTCCGTGCTGGTGCAGGTCACCAAGGACCCGATCGGCCACAAGGGCGCCCGGCTCACCAGCCAGGTCTCGCTCCCCGGCCGCTACCTGGTCTACGTGCCCGAGGGCTCGATGACCGGTATCAGCCGCAAGCTGCCCGACACCGAGCGGGCGCGGCTGAAGCAGATCCTCAAGAAGATCGTCCCCGAGGACGCGGGCGTCATCGTCCGTACCGCGGCGGAGGGCGCGAGCGAGGACGAGCTGGCGCGCGACGTCCAGCGGCTGCAGGCCCAGTGGGAAGAGATCCAGAAGAAGGCCAAGAGCAGCAGCTCCAACGCGCCGACCCTGCTCTACGGCGAGCCGGACATGACCGTCCGGGTCGTCCGCGACATCTTCAACGAGGACTTCTCCAAGGTCATCGTCAGTGGTGACGACGCCTGGCAGACCATCCACGGCTATGTCGCGCATGTCGCCCCGGACCTGGTCGACCGGCTCCAGAAGTGGACCTCGGACGTCGATGTCTTCGCGACGTACCGCATCGACGAGCAGCTGATGAAGGCGCTGGACCGCAAGGTCTGGCTGCCCAGCGGCGGTTCGCTGGTGATCGACCGGACCGAGGCGATGGTCGTGGTCGACGTCAACACCGGCAAGTTCACCGGCCAGGGCGGCAACCTGGAGGAGACGGTCACCAGGAACAACCTGGAGGCGGCCGAGGAGATCGTGCGCCAGCTGCGGCTGCGCGACCTCGGCGGCATCATCGTGATCGACTTCATCGACATGGTGCTGGAGTCCAACCGGGATCTGGTGCTGCGGCGTCTGCTGGAGTGCCTGGGCCGGGACCGCACCAAGCACCAGGTCGCCGAGGTCACCTCGCTCGGCCTGGTCCAGATGACCCGTAAGCGGGTCGGTCAGGGCCTGCTGGAGTCCTTCTCCGAGTCGTGTGTGCACTGCAACGGCCGTGGCGTCATCGTCCACATGGACCAGCCGACGTCGGTCGGCGGCGGCGGTGGCAAGCGCAAGAAGAAGGGCAAGGGCGACCGGTCCGAGCCGCAGGTCCAGGAGGCCGAGGCCGTCGAGCCGACCCCGGACGGTGCCACGCCGGAGCTGGAGCCGGTCGCCGTGACGGAGGCCGAGCTGCAGCCCGCGGTGGCGGAGGCCGACGAATGGTTCGGCA contains these protein-coding regions:
- a CDS encoding Rne/Rng family ribonuclease, producing the protein MLEPIEPTGSTHSQDRGADDNHSPSDTLPPRRRRRAASRPAGPPSADGAAEAAVVSTDTTAAPAADPALAEETTAAAVTTGDEAKPARARRRATRKVTSPAGAPQRGAGEPEAAPAAEAEAAEEEEETVEAPAAAVETPAEVPAAEPAVAPQDEDAAPRRARRRATRKVTAPAGSPQPEAAPEAVAAEAPAPVESAAPVESAAAAPDTAPAAAEESADAAPRRARRRATRKVTAPAGAPQASAAEAPATDVSAAPVTPAAPVTPAAPAAEEAASAPAAEAPADEAKPARSRRRATRKTSAPSDAPQVTEEAEETAAAEPAEAPAADDAATEAPRRRARRRGEPAAETPRAEEEPAAEAPQRGRRRAQRPPTAVFQAPVFTEPMFQTPESVAAAHAAAAQEEPTPEPAVEEQPAAGSRRRRRRGAPAEPEQVAAAPAEEPVAEEAAAAEPETEQAESGHGEDESAERPSRRRRRGGRRRRRGESAEGADEQSADEREAPEAEAEEADEQAAGQPEPQEDAEDASGGSSSSRRRRRRRRRTGEPAEAEATGADDPERTVVKVREPRKKDESTSADEVQSIKGSTRLEAKKQRRREGREQGRRRVPIITEAEFLARREAVERVMVVRQSGERTQIGVLEDNVLVEHFVNKEQATSYVGNVYLGKVQNVLPSMEAAFVDIGKGRNAVLYAGEVNFEALGMANGPRRIETALKSGQSVLVQVTKDPIGHKGARLTSQVSLPGRYLVYVPEGSMTGISRKLPDTERARLKQILKKIVPEDAGVIVRTAAEGASEDELARDVQRLQAQWEEIQKKAKSSSSNAPTLLYGEPDMTVRVVRDIFNEDFSKVIVSGDDAWQTIHGYVAHVAPDLVDRLQKWTSDVDVFATYRIDEQLMKALDRKVWLPSGGSLVIDRTEAMVVVDVNTGKFTGQGGNLEETVTRNNLEAAEEIVRQLRLRDLGGIIVIDFIDMVLESNRDLVLRRLLECLGRDRTKHQVAEVTSLGLVQMTRKRVGQGLLESFSESCVHCNGRGVIVHMDQPTSVGGGGGKRKKKGKGDRSEPQVQEAEAVEPTPDGATPELEPVAVTEAELQPAVAEADEWFGSPAEAEAAAGRGRGRRRASRKVSAPAGAPKAAPEAAEIVVPAEPVAAAEPEPAPEPVAEAPAAEPAPPVRARRRVTRKVAAPQVSDDSATTVVIAAPAAEQVTEPAPDAAAEPVEGAEAEAEPAAKKTAKKATTKKAAAKKAPAKKTTAKKTAAKKTTAKKATAKKTTAKKATTKKAAAKKTAAAEQPAVASVSSSTED